One genomic segment of Chitinibacter sp. FCG-7 includes these proteins:
- the prmB gene encoding 50S ribosomal protein L3 N(5)-glutamine methyltransferase produces MYETAREYLTTVRDLHRFAVSRFNAAELFYGHGTSEAWDEAAYLILSTLKLPIDRLEPVFDARLLPEEVELVLNILQERVVTRKPASYLTKEAYLGDFKFYVDERVIVPRSFIAEILLNEGLEPWLEYPELIHNALDLCTGSGCLAILMAHAFPDAAIDAVDLSPDALDVAEINVLDYNLGDRIDLLDSDLFSAVEEIKYDLIISNPPYVDAHSVEELPPEYLHEPEMALGSGEDGLDITRRILSEATQHLNPHGILVVEIGHNRDVLEEQYPTLPFVWLPTESGDGFVFLLTREMLIEAGL; encoded by the coding sequence ATGTACGAAACTGCCCGCGAATACCTGACCACCGTGCGTGATTTGCACCGTTTTGCCGTCAGCCGATTCAATGCTGCCGAGCTGTTTTATGGCCATGGCACCAGTGAAGCATGGGATGAAGCGGCGTATCTGATCCTCTCAACGCTCAAATTGCCTATCGATCGGCTTGAGCCGGTCTTTGACGCCCGGCTGCTGCCTGAAGAAGTCGAGCTGGTACTCAATATCCTGCAAGAGCGAGTGGTCACGCGCAAGCCCGCGTCCTACCTGACCAAAGAAGCTTATCTGGGCGATTTCAAATTCTATGTAGACGAGCGCGTGATTGTGCCGCGCTCCTTTATTGCCGAGATTTTGCTCAATGAAGGGCTCGAGCCGTGGCTGGAATACCCCGAGCTGATCCATAACGCGCTCGATTTGTGCACAGGCTCTGGCTGCCTGGCCATTTTGATGGCGCATGCTTTCCCTGATGCGGCGATTGACGCAGTTGATCTCTCGCCCGACGCGCTGGATGTCGCGGAAATCAATGTGCTCGATTACAACCTGGGCGACAGGATCGATCTGCTTGACTCGGATCTTTTTAGCGCCGTGGAGGAGATAAAGTACGATCTGATTATCTCCAACCCGCCGTATGTTGACGCCCACAGCGTGGAAGAGCTGCCACCCGAATACCTGCACGAACCAGAAATGGCGCTGGGTAGCGGCGAAGATGGCCTCGATATTACCCGCCGTATCTTGTCGGAAGCCACGCAGCATCTGAATCCGCACGGCATACTGGTCGTTGAAATCGGCCACAACCGCGACGTACTGGAAGAGCAGTACCCTACCTTGCCATTTGTCTGGCTGCCCACCGAATCAGGCGATGGCTTTGTGTTCTTGCTCACACGCGAAATGCTGATCGAAGCCGGTTTGTAA
- a CDS encoding DEAD/DEAH box helicase, whose product MTFATLGLAPEVLKAVAEQGYENPTAIQSQAIPVILTGQDVLGAAQTGTGKTAAFTLPILTKIIRHASTSVSPARHPIRVLILAPTRELVDQVYDNVATYSKYTGLRSHVVYGGLDIKAQIPALRNGVEVLVATPGRLLDHIGQKNINLSQVEILVLDEADRMLDMGFILDIREIFKLCTNRKQTLLFSATFAPEIVKLSNEFMNNPVKIEVARQNSANESVKQELHPVETGRKRALLAHLIRVHDMGQVIVFCRTKIGAEQVSRELKRAGFNCEAIHGDRDQKARTEALNKFKAGETKVLVATDVAARGLDVTDLPFVVNFELPTNPEDYVHRIGRTGRAGATGIAISLVAPEEDKAYNGIKALLKRDLPLIPVPGFSPGTIQIIDERESSRERIGSDRGERGASRGAARGERDRFGRRDSQVRDGHVRDGGMRDGAPAGERMPSRAARDAMDIPAFPSDLPKLPKRGPQIAALFLPKRSATPQA is encoded by the coding sequence ATGACATTTGCAACGCTTGGCCTTGCGCCTGAAGTTTTAAAGGCAGTTGCCGAGCAGGGCTATGAAAACCCGACCGCAATCCAGTCACAAGCCATTCCGGTCATTCTGACCGGCCAGGATGTTTTAGGTGCCGCGCAAACCGGTACCGGCAAAACCGCCGCGTTCACGCTGCCGATTCTGACCAAAATCATTCGCCACGCCAGTACCAGTGTTTCGCCTGCGCGCCACCCGATTCGTGTGCTGATTCTCGCGCCAACGCGTGAGCTGGTTGATCAGGTGTACGACAACGTGGCAACGTACAGTAAATATACTGGTCTGCGCAGCCATGTGGTCTACGGCGGTCTCGATATCAAGGCGCAAATTCCTGCCTTGCGCAATGGCGTCGAAGTATTGGTCGCAACGCCAGGCCGTTTGCTTGATCACATTGGGCAAAAAAATATCAATTTGTCGCAAGTCGAAATTCTGGTGCTCGATGAAGCCGACCGCATGCTGGATATGGGCTTTATTCTCGACATCCGCGAGATCTTCAAGCTATGTACCAATCGCAAGCAAACGCTGCTGTTCTCGGCGACGTTTGCGCCGGAAATCGTCAAGCTCAGCAATGAGTTTATGAATAACCCGGTCAAGATCGAAGTGGCACGCCAGAATTCGGCCAATGAATCGGTCAAGCAAGAGCTGCATCCGGTGGAAACCGGCCGCAAGCGCGCCTTGCTGGCGCATTTGATCCGTGTGCATGATATGGGTCAGGTGATTGTATTTTGCCGCACCAAAATCGGTGCCGAGCAAGTATCACGCGAGCTAAAACGCGCCGGATTTAATTGCGAAGCGATTCATGGCGACCGCGATCAGAAAGCGCGCACCGAGGCGCTGAATAAATTCAAAGCCGGTGAGACCAAAGTATTGGTCGCCACCGATGTGGCCGCGCGGGGTCTGGACGTGACCGATTTGCCATTTGTGGTGAATTTCGAGCTGCCCACCAACCCCGAAGACTACGTACACCGCATTGGCCGCACTGGCCGCGCTGGCGCGACCGGCATTGCGATTTCACTGGTCGCACCCGAAGAAGACAAAGCCTACAACGGCATCAAAGCCTTGCTTAAACGCGACCTGCCTTTGATTCCGGTACCCGGTTTCTCGCCAGGCACCATCCAGATTATTGATGAGCGCGAATCCAGCCGCGAGCGTATTGGTTCGGATCGCGGTGAGCGCGGTGCTAGCCGTGGCGCAGCGCGAGGCGAACGGGATCGTTTTGGTCGCCGTGATTCGCAGGTTCGCGATGGACATGTTCGAGATGGCGGTATGCGTGATGGCGCACCAGCAGGCGAGCGTATGCCGTCACGGGCAGCGCGTGATGCGATGGATATTCCGGCATTTCCAAGCGATCTGCCCAAGCTGCCGAAACGCGGGCCACAGATTGCCGCGCTATTTCTGCCCAAGCGTTCGGCAACGCCACAAGCCTGA
- a CDS encoding DUF2322 family protein, which translates to MNFAEQLATLATVDHLSAIELLNGDEVLARIENKPGQAGSVRVYHALYQEFGAISNIAAQKGLRIYAEHTLDAEQNPGKHPNIDRLFPIANGAAPLAVRLIGKD; encoded by the coding sequence ATGAATTTTGCCGAACAGCTGGCAACATTAGCCACAGTGGATCATTTAAGCGCCATCGAGCTACTAAATGGCGATGAAGTACTTGCCCGCATCGAGAACAAACCCGGCCAGGCAGGCAGCGTGCGGGTTTACCACGCGCTGTATCAGGAATTTGGTGCCATCAGTAATATTGCCGCGCAGAAAGGGCTGCGCATTTACGCCGAACACACGCTCGATGCCGAGCAAAACCCGGGCAAACACCCCAATATCGACCGGCTATTTCCTATCGCCAACGGCGCAGCGCCACTGGCAGTCCGTCTGATCGGCAAAGATTGA
- a CDS encoding HD-GYP domain-containing protein — protein sequence MASTPLSSLQLIRQARLDLGVLLNDPLAAENFTASVTDIVQQVQLACQQSAEVALGTILLELETPYPIRHAVDVAIVADLTLANLGQNALQRSSVVAAALTMNIGMHALEALLAEQEGPLTPEQRSQMQEHPLIGRDQLRMLGVSDIHWLDCVAQHHEAPDGSGYPRKLNGTDIHFDARLLGLADRYCAMLANRSYRRRQLADSAMFSTLNSGAGTVDQKLAQLFLSTLGLYPPGSIVHLINGETAVVVRRGKLDSTPLVLSLFDANDQLLGKPVLRNCADFDASVIHVLDSRIIAGQLPLSEIWGAPAQA from the coding sequence ATGGCCAGCACACCTCTTTCCTCTTTGCAGCTTATCCGTCAGGCTCGGCTTGATCTGGGTGTCTTACTGAACGATCCGCTGGCTGCCGAGAACTTCACCGCCTCAGTGACCGACATCGTGCAGCAGGTACAACTGGCCTGCCAGCAATCGGCCGAGGTCGCGCTGGGCACTATTTTGCTTGAGCTGGAAACGCCTTACCCGATCCGCCACGCGGTTGACGTGGCGATTGTGGCCGATCTGACGCTGGCCAATCTGGGGCAGAACGCACTGCAACGCAGCTCGGTTGTTGCCGCGGCGCTGACGATGAATATTGGCATGCATGCGCTTGAAGCCCTGCTGGCCGAGCAGGAAGGTCCGCTCACCCCTGAGCAGCGTAGCCAGATGCAAGAGCATCCACTGATTGGCCGCGACCAGCTGCGCATGCTGGGCGTATCCGATATTCACTGGCTCGATTGCGTGGCACAACACCATGAGGCGCCCGATGGCAGCGGCTATCCGCGCAAGCTCAATGGCACCGATATTCATTTCGACGCCCGTCTATTGGGGTTGGCCGACCGCTATTGCGCCATGCTGGCCAACCGCAGTTACCGCCGCCGCCAGCTGGCGGACTCGGCCATGTTCAGCACGCTCAATAGCGGGGCAGGCACTGTGGATCAGAAACTGGCGCAGCTGTTTTTATCGACGCTGGGTCTGTATCCACCGGGTAGTATTGTCCATCTGATTAATGGCGAAACGGCCGTCGTGGTAAGGCGTGGCAAGCTCGATAGCACGCCACTGGTGTTGTCGCTGTTTGATGCCAACGATCAATTACTGGGCAAGCCGGTATTGCGCAATTGCGCTGATTTTGATGCGTCGGTCATCCATGTGCTCGATAGCCGGATTATTGCCGGCCAATTGCCGCTGAGCGAAATCTGGGGCGCACCGGCCCAGGCCTAA
- the iscX gene encoding Fe-S cluster assembly protein IscX, with product MKWTDTRDIAIELADKYPDVDPKSIRFTDLRDWVLALDGFDDDPKHCGEKILEAIQMTWMDEAE from the coding sequence ATGAAATGGACTGACACACGTGATATCGCCATCGAGCTGGCCGATAAATATCCCGACGTTGACCCCAAAAGCATCCGTTTTACCGATTTGCGCGACTGGGTTTTGGCGCTCGATGGCTTTGATGATGACCCGAAACATTGCGGCGAAAAGATCCTTGAAGCCATCCAGATGACCTGGATGGACGAGGCAGAGTAA
- the fdx gene encoding ISC system 2Fe-2S type ferredoxin, producing the protein MTQIVILPHATLCPDGAVLDVEPGTTICDALLANDIEIEHACEKSCACTTCHVLVREGFNSLNEADELEEDQLDKAWGLEACSRLSCQAEVADTDLVVELPKYTINHAREHH; encoded by the coding sequence ATGACTCAAATCGTTATTCTGCCCCACGCGACGCTGTGCCCAGACGGCGCGGTGCTCGACGTCGAGCCAGGCACGACCATTTGTGATGCGCTATTGGCTAACGACATCGAAATCGAACACGCGTGTGAAAAATCCTGCGCCTGCACGACTTGCCATGTTTTGGTGCGTGAAGGCTTTAATAGCCTGAATGAAGCAGACGAACTTGAAGAAGATCAACTCGATAAAGCCTGGGGGCTGGAAGCCTGCTCGCGCCTGTCGTGTCAAGCTGAAGTGGCCGATACCGATTTGGTAGTCGAGCTGCCAAAATACACCATCAATCACGCCCGAGAGCATCACTGA
- the hscA gene encoding Fe-S protein assembly chaperone HscA translates to MALLQISEPGLSAAPHQHRLAVGIDLGTTNSLVATVKSGSAVCLPDHDGRTLLPSVVHYGKDDTLLIGHAAQAKQNEDPSNTLVSVKRFMGRGINDIADLATPYRFVDEPGMLKLVTRAGVKSPVEVSSEILKNLKHRAEESLGGELVGAVITVPAYFDDAQRQATKDAAKLAGLNVLRLLNEPTAAAIAYGLDNASEGTYVIYDLGGGTFDVSILELTRGVFEVRATSGDSQLGGDDFDHRIYCWILEQADIHGPNANDQRLLLTHAREAKESLTDRDSTRITAVLSDGAVIDLELTAEQFHRMTAHQISKTLLPVKKALRDAKLTIEDVKGVVLVGGATRMPHVRKAVRELFGQEPLTNLDPDKVVAIGAAIQANVLAGNKGDDEWLLLDVIPLSLGLETMGGLVEKVIPRNSTIPTARAQEFTTFKDGQTAMAIHVLQGERELVSDCRSLARFELRGIPPMVAGAARIRVTFQVDADGLLSVSAKEQSSGIEANIAVKPSYGLSDDEITRMLTESMTHAQVDVQARKLAEARVEAESIVTAVTVALDTDGQLINAAERAEIDAAIAALNTANAQDDANAIIAATEALNAATGEFASRRMDAAVKRGLAGHKITDI, encoded by the coding sequence ATGGCTTTGCTGCAAATCTCCGAACCCGGTCTTTCTGCTGCGCCGCACCAACACCGCCTCGCGGTCGGCATCGATTTGGGTACGACCAATTCACTCGTTGCCACCGTCAAAAGCGGCAGCGCGGTCTGCCTGCCTGACCACGATGGCCGCACACTGCTGCCATCGGTGGTGCATTACGGCAAAGATGACACCTTGCTGATCGGCCACGCCGCGCAAGCGAAGCAAAACGAAGACCCAAGCAATACGCTGGTATCAGTGAAACGCTTTATGGGTCGCGGCATCAACGATATCGCCGATTTGGCAACGCCGTACCGCTTCGTCGACGAGCCAGGCATGCTCAAACTGGTAACGCGCGCTGGCGTCAAAAGCCCGGTTGAAGTCTCTAGCGAAATTTTAAAAAACCTCAAGCACCGCGCCGAAGAAAGCCTGGGTGGTGAACTCGTTGGCGCGGTAATCACGGTGCCCGCCTACTTCGACGATGCGCAGCGCCAGGCGACCAAAGACGCAGCTAAATTGGCCGGGCTGAATGTCCTGCGCCTATTGAACGAGCCGACTGCGGCGGCGATTGCCTATGGCCTCGATAATGCATCCGAAGGCACTTACGTTATTTACGACCTGGGCGGCGGCACGTTTGATGTGTCGATTCTGGAGCTGACGCGCGGCGTGTTTGAAGTGCGTGCGACTTCCGGCGACTCGCAACTCGGCGGCGATGATTTCGACCACCGTATTTATTGCTGGATTCTGGAACAAGCCGATATTCACGGCCCGAACGCCAATGATCAGCGCCTGCTACTCACTCACGCACGCGAGGCCAAAGAATCACTCACCGACCGCGATAGCACACGCATCACTGCCGTACTTTCGGATGGCGCAGTAATTGACCTTGAGCTGACGGCCGAGCAATTTCACCGCATGACCGCGCACCAGATCAGCAAAACGCTGTTGCCGGTCAAAAAAGCACTGCGCGATGCCAAATTGACGATTGAAGACGTCAAAGGCGTGGTGCTGGTTGGCGGCGCAACGCGTATGCCGCATGTGCGCAAAGCGGTACGCGAATTATTTGGCCAGGAACCACTGACCAACCTCGACCCCGATAAAGTCGTGGCGATTGGCGCAGCGATTCAGGCCAATGTGCTGGCGGGCAATAAGGGCGACGATGAATGGCTGTTGCTCGATGTGATTCCGCTGTCGCTCGGTCTGGAAACGATGGGCGGCTTGGTTGAAAAAGTAATTCCGCGCAATAGCACAATCCCAACCGCGCGCGCGCAAGAGTTTACGACGTTTAAAGACGGCCAAACGGCGATGGCGATTCATGTGCTGCAAGGCGAGCGCGAGCTGGTGAGCGATTGCCGCAGCCTGGCGCGCTTTGAGCTGCGCGGCATTCCGCCTATGGTCGCTGGCGCGGCGCGCATTCGCGTCACTTTCCAGGTCGACGCCGATGGCCTGCTGTCGGTCTCGGCCAAAGAGCAATCTTCCGGCATCGAAGCGAATATTGCAGTCAAGCCGTCGTATGGCTTATCGGACGATGAAATCACGCGGATGCTGACCGAATCGATGACGCACGCGCAAGTCGATGTGCAGGCACGCAAACTGGCCGAAGCGCGCGTTGAAGCCGAAAGCATTGTCACCGCCGTCACCGTTGCGCTCGACACCGACGGCCAGCTGATTAACGCGGCTGAGCGCGCCGAGATTGACGCGGCAATTGCAGCGCTTAACACCGCCAACGCTCAAGACGATGCCAACGCGATTATTGCCGCCACCGAAGCACTGAACGCCGCCACCGGCGAATTTGCCAGCCGCCGGATGGATGCCGCGGTTAAACGCGGCCTGGCTGGCCACAAGATTACCGATATTTAA
- the hscB gene encoding Fe-S protein assembly co-chaperone HscB, giving the protein MIDFAQSHFALFQLPSDFVIDAKLLDARYREQVALYHPDKFATASDAERRASLQAATHINEAYQTLKSALPRARYLLSLAGVDTQEETNTAMPMDFLMAQMEWRESISDAKASKNVDALENLAREMRAEMQALEDKLATQIDAQQDFANAAMSVRKLRFMEKLDQEIGDAIEAVLY; this is encoded by the coding sequence ATGATCGATTTCGCCCAATCCCATTTTGCCCTTTTCCAGCTGCCAAGCGATTTTGTCATCGACGCCAAGCTGCTCGATGCGCGCTATCGCGAGCAAGTTGCACTCTATCATCCGGATAAGTTTGCCACTGCGTCTGATGCCGAGCGCCGTGCCAGCCTGCAAGCTGCAACGCACATCAATGAAGCCTATCAAACCCTGAAATCCGCCCTGCCCCGCGCGCGCTATTTGCTGAGCCTGGCTGGCGTTGATACGCAGGAAGAAACCAATACGGCGATGCCGATGGATTTTCTGATGGCGCAAATGGAATGGCGTGAAAGCATTAGCGACGCGAAAGCGAGCAAAAACGTCGATGCGCTGGAAAACCTCGCCCGCGAAATGCGCGCCGAAATGCAGGCGCTCGAAGACAAACTCGCCACACAAATCGACGCGCAACAAGACTTTGCGAACGCGGCAATGAGCGTGCGAAAATTACGGTTTATGGAAAAGCTCGATCAGGAAATTGGCGACGCGATTGAAGCGGTTTTGTATTGA
- the iscA gene encoding iron-sulfur cluster assembly protein IscA: protein MALTLSEAAANHVANFIKKRGKGLGIRLAVKTSGCSGMAYKLEFVDVESDTDLVFESFGTKIYTDAKSLAYLDGTELDYTKEGLNEGFKFNNPNVKNECGCGESFGV, encoded by the coding sequence ATGGCACTGACACTTAGCGAAGCAGCGGCAAACCACGTTGCCAACTTCATCAAAAAACGCGGCAAAGGCTTGGGCATCCGTCTGGCGGTCAAAACCTCGGGCTGCTCGGGCATGGCGTACAAGCTGGAATTTGTCGACGTTGAAAGTGACACCGATCTGGTATTCGAAAGCTTTGGCACCAAAATCTACACCGATGCCAAATCACTCGCCTATCTGGACGGCACCGAGCTCGACTACACCAAGGAAGGCCTGAACGAAGGCTTTAAATTCAACAACCCGAACGTGAAAAACGAATGTGGTTGTGGCGAAAGCTTTGGCGTTTAA
- the iscU gene encoding Fe-S cluster assembly scaffold IscU — protein MAYSEQVLDHYENPRNVGAFDKGDDTVGTGMVGAPACGDVMKLQIKVGEDGLITDAKFKTYGCGSAIASSSLVTEWVKGKTLDEALAIKNTQIAEELALPPVKIHCSILAEDAIKAAVEDYKQKHSA, from the coding sequence ATGGCATACAGCGAACAAGTACTCGACCACTACGAAAACCCGCGCAACGTCGGCGCTTTTGATAAGGGCGACGATACCGTAGGTACCGGCATGGTCGGCGCGCCAGCCTGTGGCGACGTAATGAAGTTGCAGATCAAGGTTGGCGAAGATGGCCTGATTACCGACGCGAAATTCAAAACCTACGGTTGCGGCTCGGCAATTGCGTCATCGTCACTCGTCACCGAGTGGGTCAAAGGCAAGACTTTGGACGAAGCTTTGGCGATCAAAAACACCCAAATCGCCGAAGAACTGGCTTTGCCACCAGTGAAAATCCACTGCTCGATTCTGGCTGAAGACGCGATCAAGGCGGCGGTTGAAGATTACAAGCAAAAGCACTCGGCGTGA
- a CDS encoding IscS subfamily cysteine desulfurase → MTQQKPIYLDYSATTPVDPRVAAKMIPYLTEMFGNPASRSHPYGWESEAAVEDAREEVAKLVNCDPKEIVFTSGATESINLALKGAAHFYQTKGKHLITVKTEHKATLDTVRELEREGFEATYLDVLENGLLDLEALKAAIRPDTILISVMSVNNEIGVIQDIATIGEICRERGIVFHVDSAQATGKIALDLATLKVDLMSFSAHKTYGPKGIGALYIRRKPRIRLEAQMHGGGHERGFRSGTLATHQIVGMGEAFRIAREDMVEENKRIGALRDRLWNGLKEIEETHLNGDMDQRVPHNLNVSFNYVEGESLIMALKDLAVSSGSACTSASLEPSYVLRALGRSDELAHSSIRFTIGRFTTEAEVDHAIELCKAKIGKLRELSPLWDMFKEGIDISTIEWAAH, encoded by the coding sequence ATGACTCAGCAAAAACCAATCTATCTTGATTACTCCGCCACCACGCCGGTAGACCCGCGTGTTGCCGCCAAGATGATTCCTTACCTGACCGAAATGTTCGGCAATCCGGCCAGCCGCTCTCACCCGTATGGCTGGGAATCGGAAGCTGCGGTTGAAGACGCGCGTGAGGAAGTGGCCAAGCTGGTCAACTGTGATCCAAAAGAAATCGTTTTCACTTCGGGCGCCACCGAATCGATCAATCTGGCACTCAAAGGCGCGGCGCATTTCTACCAGACCAAGGGCAAACACCTCATCACGGTAAAAACCGAGCATAAAGCCACGCTCGACACGGTGCGCGAGCTGGAGCGCGAAGGCTTTGAGGCGACGTATCTGGACGTACTAGAAAACGGTCTGCTCGATCTGGAAGCCTTGAAAGCGGCGATCCGCCCGGACACGATTCTGATTTCGGTGATGTCGGTGAACAATGAAATTGGCGTGATTCAGGACATCGCCACCATCGGCGAAATCTGCCGCGAACGCGGTATTGTGTTCCATGTCGATAGCGCACAAGCGACTGGCAAAATCGCGCTTGATCTGGCGACGCTGAAAGTGGACCTGATGAGTTTCTCGGCGCACAAAACCTATGGCCCCAAAGGCATTGGCGCACTGTATATCCGCCGCAAGCCCCGTATCCGTCTGGAAGCGCAGATGCATGGCGGCGGTCACGAGCGCGGCTTCCGCTCGGGCACACTGGCCACGCATCAGATCGTCGGCATGGGTGAAGCATTCCGCATTGCGCGGGAAGATATGGTCGAAGAGAACAAACGCATCGGCGCATTGCGTGACCGTTTGTGGAATGGCCTGAAAGAAATCGAAGAAACGCATTTGAACGGCGATATGGATCAGCGCGTGCCGCACAATCTGAACGTCAGCTTTAACTACGTTGAAGGCGAATCGCTGATTATGGCGCTCAAAGACTTGGCTGTTTCATCTGGTTCGGCATGTACTTCGGCCTCACTTGAGCCATCGTATGTACTGCGCGCGCTGGGCCGCTCGGACGAACTGGCACACAGCTCGATCCGCTTCACGATTGGCCGCTTTACCACTGAAGCCGAAGTTGATCACGCAATTGAATTGTGCAAAGCCAAAATCGGCAAATTGCGCGAACTCTCGCCGCTGTGGGATATGTTCAAGGAAGGGATCGATATTTCGACCATCGAATGGGCTGCGCATTAA
- the iscR gene encoding Fe-S cluster assembly transcriptional regulator IscR yields the protein MRLTTKGRFAVTAMLDLALRQANGPVTLAGISERQHISLSYLEQLFGKLRRRALVESVRGPGGGYCLARAACEITVAEIITAVDEPIDATQCGGRENCRDESRCMTHDLWTELNTTIHGFLSNVTLASLIEKQQEKTKRCSETLSIVKDQRQNHLNHQNAH from the coding sequence ATGCGCTTGACTACAAAAGGCCGCTTCGCTGTGACTGCGATGCTGGATTTGGCACTGCGCCAAGCCAACGGCCCCGTCACGCTAGCGGGCATTAGCGAACGCCAGCATATTTCGCTCTCCTATCTGGAACAATTGTTTGGCAAACTGCGCCGTCGCGCACTGGTTGAAAGCGTCCGTGGCCCCGGCGGCGGCTACTGTTTGGCGCGTGCCGCCTGTGAGATTACAGTGGCCGAAATCATCACCGCCGTTGACGAACCCATAGACGCTACCCAGTGCGGTGGCCGCGAAAATTGCCGCGATGAATCGCGCTGCATGACGCACGATTTATGGACCGAGCTCAATACGACAATCCACGGCTTTTTGTCTAATGTCACGCTGGCCAGCCTGATCGAGAAACAGCAGGAAAAAACCAAACGCTGCAGCGAGACGCTCAGCATTGTTAAAGATCAGCGCCAAAACCATCTGAACCATCAGAACGCGCATTAA